Below is a window of Microbacterium saperdae DNA.
CGGGGTGGGGTCGGGCATGGCGGTGGCTCCCTGCTGTTCGGGCCTGTCCGCGCTCGTGTGCGACGAACAGGACTACCCAGCAGGTATGGGCCACACCGACAGGCCCGAGCCGACACAGCCCCAGCGTCGACGCCACGTCAGAGTCAGTCCCGGCGGGCCAAATCTGAGCTCCACGAGGGGCCCGCGACTCGCCGATTCCCCGTGCCAGATTTCTCCCACACACGATCGGCAATCAACGAAGGACGATGACGAATCGCATCAGATGCGATCCCGTCACAGTTGTTGGCTGCGGCGGCTTGGCCCGTTTTCCCTTGGAATCTCAACGATCTGACAAGGCGGGATCCTTGCCGTCCTGACCAGTCAACGCGCGCCACTTCGAGTCTCTCGCTCGTGACCTGGGCTTTCTCTTGCCTATCGCAATCGATGCGATATTATCGCATCAGATGCGATCCCATGAAGGGGGCGATGTGGCTGGTGACGAGGGTGCGCTGGCGGGTTCTGCCCGGCTGGTTCTGCTGGACGGAGTCGCGCTGCTTCGCCCGGACGAGCAGGTGTTCGAGGCGATGCTCGAGGGGTGGCGGAACCAGGGCCTTGCCCGGAACCTTGCGCGCTCGACGGTCCAAGCGCGGGAGCGGCAGGTCCGTGCGTTCCAGGCGCGCGCGGGCGTGTTCCCCTGGGAGTGGGCGGCGGTGCACGCGGATGAGTGGTTCGCGGATCTGCGTGCGGTGCACCATTGCACGCGCTCGACGGTGCGCGGCTACCAGGTCGCGGTGCGCGGGTTCTGCGCGTTCGCGATCGATCCGGCCTATGGCTGGGCTGAGGAGTGCATGCGCTGGTTCGGGTCGCACCCGGTGCAGATCATCACGGACGTCAACTCGGCGCAGCACGTCGCGGATGTCGAGTCGGAGCCTGCGAAGCGACCGTTCACCCGACGCGAGTTGCAGGACCTGTTCGATTACGCCGACGAGCAGGTCGAGTTGAAGCGCTCCCAGGGCAAGAAGGGGTGGATGGCGGCGTTCCGGGACGCGACGATCTTCAAGACCGCTTACGCGTTCGGCACGCGCCGCACCGAGACGCAGATGCTTGATGTGTCTGACTTTGGCCGCAACCCGGAGGCGCCGGAGTTCGGCGGGTTCGGGGCGGTGCACGTCCGCCACGGGAAAGCGAAGCGCGCTTCGCCGCCGAAGCGACGCACGGTGCTGACCGTTTGGCCGTGGGCGGTCGATGTCCTCGAGCAGTGGTTCACCGAGGTCCGCCCACCGTTCGGCACCGACGAGAACCCGGCGGCCTGGCCCTCGGAGCGGGCGCCACGGGTGAGCGCAGCGCTACTGGATCACCGGATGGCCGACTACCGGGGAGGGATCGGCCTGGACCCGGTGCTGGACTTCCACTCGCTGCGCCGCTCCTACGTCACGCATCTGATCGAGGACGGCTGGGATCCGAGGTTTGTGCAGGATCAAGTGGGGCACGAACATGCCTCGACCACGTCGATCTACACCGGGGTCTCCTCAGACTTCCGCACCCGCACGCTGCGACGCGCACTGGACCAGATCATCGCCGACGCGGTCGGCCCGCAACAGGAGGAAGCACGATGACCAGACAACGACGGAAGGTGTCCTACGAGTGGCGGCTGCGAGAGGTGATGGCTGCCCACAAGCTCTACGCCACCACCGAGCTCGTCCCGCTGCTCGCCGAGCGCGGCATCGTGCTCTCAGCCTCACAGGTCCACCGGCTCGTGACCACGACCCCCGAGCGACTGTCGCTTCCTGTGCTCGCCGCGCTCTGCGATATCTTCGATGTCACCCCGGCAGAGCTGATCCCCACTGACGCGACGGGTGTCGGCGTCCGCAAGATCGCCGCTGGCGACCGGCCCGCGAAGCCGACCGGCATCGGCGACCTGCGCCCCGTCCGCGCCCGGATCGTCCGCCCCGGCGAGTGACCGCAACCGCCGCGGACAACGCCGCGGGTGAAGCCTCCCGTTGCGCCCGCTGCGATCGCCTCGTCCGGGACCGGTACGAGCGGGTTGAAGGGGCTGGCGAGGTCGTCCTGGTCTGGATTCGCCGATGGCCGGACGGGTTGATCTGCTCCGGTTGCTTCGCGACCGCGATGGAGACCTACGGGATCTGCGACGGCTGCGGCACCGACCGTCTCCTGCCCGGCGTCGGCCCCGCTGGGCAGCGTTGGTGCACCGACTGCGCGGGTGGGTTGGGCGACTTCACCTGCACTCGTTGCGGCCGAGAAGGGTGGCGCGAGCACGCCGGCATCTGCGGCTGGTGCGTGTTGCAGGACCGCGTCGACGAGATCCTGGACGACGGCACTGGCAGGGTCCGGATCGAGCTGATGCCTCTGGCGGCGCTGATCATCAGCATGAAGCGTCCCCGGTCTGGCATCCTCTGGCTCAGCCGCCCCGAGCCGCGAAGCGTGCTGCGCGCGATCGCCCGCGACGAGGTCCCGCTCACGCACGAGGGCATCCACAGCCTCCCGCATCGCCGGTCCACCGTCTATATCCGTGATCTCATGGTCACCGCCGGTATCCTCCCGCCGATCGATAAGTCCCTCTTCTACTTCGAGCAATGGTCGCGCAGCTGGCTCGACGAGCTTCCTGACCCTGAGCAGCGCAAGATGTTCCGGCTGTTCATCACCTGGCACTACCTACGCGTCTTCCGAGAACGCATCGACGCGCGCGGCGAGCTCGGCTACGCCGCCCCGCAGATCGCTCGGCATCAACTCCGCACCGCCGCTACGTTCGTCGCTGGCCTCGCCGAGCAAGGGCGGACCCTGGCGGAGGCCACCCAAGCAGATCTCGACCGCCTCTTCGCCGAGGGCACTCCGCGACTGCGCGACACCGTCCACCCATTCCTACGCTGGACGATGAATACTCGGCGCATGCCGAAGCTCGAACTACCGCCTCCCGTCAAACGGCCTGTTGCGCTCATGACTCAACAGCGTCGCATCGAGCTCATCCGTAAGGTTCATGACGGCGACGGCATGGAACTCACCGACCGAGTACTCGCCCTGTTCGTCCTGCTCTACGCCCAGCCCCTCACACGCATCCAGCAGCTCACCATCGACGACATCGGCATCGACGACGAGGGGAACCTCCTGGTCCGGCTCGGCGATCCACCGATACCGGTCCCCGCACCGTTCGCCGACATCATCCGCAAACACGTCGCCGCCCGACGGAACCAGACCACCGCGACCAACAAGACGAGTCCCTGGCTGTTCCCCGGACGCGCGTCCGGGTGGCCGCTGCACACCACGTCGATCAGAGACAGGCTCCACAACCTCGGCATCCCGAACCTCAGCAATCGAAGCCGCGCGATCCGCGAGCTACTCCGCCAAGCCCCGGCGATCATCGTCGCAGGGATGCTCGGCTACAGCCCAACCGGCAGCGAGCGGATCGCCACCGAATACGGCGTCACTTGGCAGCAATACGCCGCGATAGACCGAGACCCACGCCGCCCGCCACACCTCATCGACTGACACAGCAGGATCATTCGAAATCTGCAATAATCTGCGTATGAATGCAGATAATAAATGTTCGCTCGGGCGGGAGAGCGCCTACGTCGAACTCGCGGTCGAGGTGTTCTCTATGCTCGCCGACGCGACCCGGGTGCGGATCATTCTCGCTCTGCGGGATCAGGAGCTGCCGGTGAATAGCCTCGCGGAGCTCGTGGACAAGTCGCCGGCGGCGGTGTCGCAGCATCTCGCAAAGCTGCGGCTGGCGCGGATCGTGCTGACCCGGCAGGAGGGCACGAAGGTGTTCTACCGGTTGGCGAACGAGCACGCCCGGCAGTTGGTCGCGGACGCGATCTTCCAGGCCGAGCACTCTCTCAGCAACGACCCCGCCCACCACCGCGGCATGCATCCCGCTCCGGAGGAGACGCGCTGATGCTGCGGGTGCTGCGCAACGGCACCTATGCGAAGCTGTTCTCCGCCCAGGTGCTCGCCCTGCTGGGCACGGGCCTGCTTACCGTCGCGCTGGGGCTGCTCGCGTTCGACATCGCCGGCGACGCCGCAGGATCGGTGCTCGGCACGGCGTTGACGATCAAGATGGTCGCCTACGTCGGCGTCGCGCCGCTGATCGCTGCGGTCGTCGACCGGCTCCCCAAGAAGGCCGTCCTGGTCGCCGCGGACCTGGTGCGGCTGGTGATCGCACTGTCGCTCCCGTTCGTGACCGAGGCGTGGCAGATCTATCTGCTGGTGTTCGTGCTGCAGTCCGCGTCGGCGACCTTCACCCCGGCGTTCCAGGCTCTGATCCCCACTGTCCTGCCCGAGCCGTCCGATTACACCCGTGCCCTGTCCTTGTCGCGGCTGGCCTACGACCTCGAGTCACTGTTGAGCCCCACCATCGCCGCCGCCCTGCTCACGGTGGTCAGCTACAACAACCTCTTCGTCGGCACCGCGGTCGGCTTCGTCCTCTCCGCCACCCTTGTGCTCGCCTCACGCCTGCCCCGACGCGTCCATGAGCCCAGCACGACCACGTTCTGGCAACGGCTTTTGCTCGGGGTGAGAGTGTTTGCGCGCACCGACACCCTCCGGTTCCTCCTGTTGACGAACATCGTGGTCGCCGCGGGCACCGCGATCGTGCTGGTCAACTCGGTCGTCTACGCCAAAGGCCTGTTCGGCCTCGACGACACCGCCCTCGCGATCACCCTCGCCTGCTATGGCATCGGATCACTGATCGTCGCGCTCAACGTTCCCTGGATCGTCGACCGGATCGGAGTGGTCCGCACCATGATGGCCGGCGCTGCGGTAATCACGATCGGCCTGATCACCGCGGCGATCGTGACCGCAGTCGACACCGAGTCCGGCACCGGGTGGGGATGGCTGCTGGCGACCTGGGTGCTGCTGGGAATGGGCACCTCCCTGGTGAACACCCCGTCGTCGCGCCTCCTCGCCGACGCCTCAACCCCGTCAAACCGGAACCTCGTCTACACCGCACAGTTCGCGCTCTCCCACGCCTGCTTCCTCATCACCTACCCAATCGCCGGATGGATCGGCGCCGCCAGCCTCACCCTCGCCGCGCTCGTCCTCACCGTCGTCGCGACGTTCGCAGCCGGCGCAGCCATCACCTTCGCTGCCTCCCGACGGCTCAGCACAAGCAGCGACGCTCCCGCGCCCGCTCTCATCCGCGAATAGCGCCCCCAAGCACCAGGGCAGAGCACGAGACCATGCCGCGCGCGACCGCTGCGACCGCTGCGTCGGCGCTTCTCACGATCGAGAACACATCACTCGAGTTCACGTCAGGGCGCCAGTTAAAGGCCCCCTTTAGACGGAAAAGCGACAGCCCGCACTATCGCTGACGCACCCGCCGGTACAACGTCGGTGTCCTCGGACCTCGCGCTGAGAGCTCCTTGTCCCCGGGGCCGGCTCATCCCCGGAAAGCAGCGAGTCAGGGCGAGCCCAGACCATCGTCGCGATCAGACGTGGATGCTGCCGCCGACACGGGCGTGGCAGGCATGCGGCGGAAGCGCGGGTGGGCGAGGACAAAGACCGCGACGACGGCCATGGTCGCGGTGCCGACGATGATCGGCAGCGGCGCCCACAACCCGTACAGCGCGGTGCTGGCGGTCGGGGCGATGACGAGGGTCACCCGCTGCACGGCACGATGACGGCCTGGGCGAGGACCATACCGACTCCGGCGGCCAGGAGCGCGCCGCCGGTGACGAGTCCGGCGGCGGTCGCGTCGAGGCCGAGGCGGTCTTGGACGATGAATCCGGTGATGACCTGGATGAAGCCGAGTGCGGTGAACATCCCGAACCCGGCGAGCAGGAACGGCCAGACGCGTGAGTCGAACGGGCTGACTCTGGTGGGGGTCTCGATGAGCTCGTGACGCGGCTCCCGGCGCAGCCGGAACAGGATCAATGCGAGGCCCGCGAGTAGCAGCACCGGCACGGCGATCAGCGGGGTGAGGATGCCGAGGGCCGAAAATGCTCCGCCGATGACGGACCCGCCGATCATGGCGATGCCCTGCACCGCGCCGACGCCGGCCATGCCCTTCACCCGGGTCTTCTCGTCCGGGGTGACGTCGGCGATGTATGCCTGCGCGGTGGGTGGCACGGCGGCGATCGCGGTGCCGAAGCCGATGCCGCACAGCAGGAACAGGGTCACGCCGGTGATCGCGCCGTTCATGCCGAGCCAGGCCAGCAGCGCGAACAGGATCATCGCGATCGTGGCGAGCATGAACGCGGCCACGAGGACGGGCTTGCGGCCCAGGGCTTGGGGGCGGCGCCCCCAGAACTGGCTGGTGAGCACGACCATGACCGCCGCCGTCCTGATCGTGACACCGATCTGCCATTCGGCGAGGCCGACCTCGCGTGACAGCGGCGCGAAGATCGGGTTGAAGGTCATCTGCACGAGGTAGGTGAGCAGCACCGCGGCGAGGTTAGTCAATGGTGAGCCGCAGATCGGTGGGCGTTTAGTTCATATCTTCACTGGAGTATGAGCTGACGCTGCGACCCGGGGCAGCATTGTTCCGCGATGTGTGGGAGTTGTGGACGAATACACCACTGTGCCGTGCACACCGAGGGCCTCGTCTTCAGGGTTCGCAGTCAAACACCGCCAAGTTTCCGCCCTGTGGGGCTGCTCATTGCGTCGCTGAGGAACGCCCGTCGGGTGCAGTCAGATCGAAAGGCAGACGTTCAGTGGTGTCTCTCAGTTTTTCTCCGCCGTCGAGGATGAGTGAGAGTTTGCGGTTGAGCCACTGGCGTGGGGGCGTGACTACGGCGTCACGCATCGCAGCTCGTGCTCGTTGGAGCGCCGCAGCCTCGTCATCGTGAGGCTCCCATGAGGACGCCATCTCGGCGCGCGACACTCCTGGGGCCGGGGTGTGGCCGTCGAGCCTTTCCAGCCCGAGCCGGTGATCGATGACGGTGTCGATGACGGTGTCGATGACGAGCATGGCGTCGGGCATTGCGAAACTCTCCCGTTCGAGGTGTGCGGCGAGGGCGAGGAGGATGTCCATGGTGCGTTCGGGCATGAGTCCGGAAGAGAGTGCGGTGACGACGCCGGGATGTTCGGCGAGGGCCTCCCACAGGCATTCGGCGTAGGCGAGGAGCACAGCGCGCCAGTCGCCCGCGACCGTGGGCCAGGGAATGTCATCGACGACGCGGTCCCAGGCCAGGGCGAGCATCGTTGCGCGATCGGGCACATGGCGGTAGATCGTCGCGGGGGTGACATCGAGGCGTTCGGCGACGAGTGGTACGGTCACGTCGGTGAAGCCGATGTCGAGCACCGCGGTGAGGACGTCATCGCGGGTGATCTTCGGTGGTCGGCCGATCAACGGTTCGCCCTTGGGCCGTCTGGGTGCGGTGGGCATGGATTCAGTCCATCACATTCGCAGACTTCGATATGCGCCAGCCTTCGCTCTGGTTGCGGAGTCGCCAGAAGGTGGCGTAGGTGCCGTTCTGCGCGCGGAGCTCGTCGTGGGTGCCTTGCTCCACGATGCGGCCACGGTCCATGACGATGATGCGGTCGGCGGCCACGATGGGCGCGAGCCGGTGGGTGGTGAGGAGGATGGTCCGTTCTCTTCGAAGCGTCAGCAGGGTGCGCAGCACGAGGGTTTCTGTCTCGGGGTCCAGTGCGCTTGTGGGTTCGTCGAGGATGAGGATCGGCGCCGATGTGAGGAGCGCACGCGCGAGGGCGACTCGTTGCCGCTCGCCGCCGGAGAGCTGTCGCCCGCCGGCACCGACGGCGGTGTCCCAACGGTCCGGCAACGCGTCGAGAAGTGTTGTCAATCCTGTCTTCTCGGCGATGTCGTCGAGTTCGTCATCGCTGGCCGTGCGCCGGCCGATCGCGACGTTCTCCCGCAGTGTGCCCGCGAAGACCGCGCTCTCCTGAGTGACGAGGGCGATATGGGACCCGACCTGCTCGGCGTCCATTCCTCGCACGTCGAGACCGAGGACACGGATGGTGCCGGTTGCTGGGTCGAGGTGGCGGGAGAGCAGAGCGGCGAGCGTGCTCTTGCCGCTTCCGGAGCGGCCGACGACGGCGGTCAGGGAGCCCTCTTCGACCTGGAGCGTCACATCATCGAGCACCGTCGTCGTGCCGTAGGCGGCGCTCACGCCGACCGCGGTGAGGAGCGCCGCCGGTGGTACGTACCCCGCGGGTGTATCGACGGCGAGCGGGCGCTCCGAGAGAAGTGCATCGATCTCGTCGAGATGCGCGGTCGCCATTCGGAGCGCCGCCCCGTAGGTTCCGGCCTCACCGAGGGGGCGCAGCGCGAGGAACGCGGCGACCAGCGCGGCGAGGACGGTTCCTGCCCGATCGGCGGGTAGACCTCCGGATGCCGCCGTCCCGGCGACGACGAGGAGCACTATCAGGAAGGCGAGTTGCACGATGGAATGGGTCGAGGCGATTGCGGGGATGACGCTGAGCACCTGGGCGCGCTCAGCGCGGCGATGACGGTCGAACGCCGCGTTCAGTCGGTCTCTGCCGATGGATCCCGGCCGCCCGGTGCGCAGCGTCTCCTGCCCTTGAGCGAATTCGACGATGCGGTCTGAGAGCTCGGCTTCGCTGCGGTGCACGGCGCCGTCGCGCCGCGTTCCGACGCGTTGCGCCAAGAGCATTGCCGCCAGAGCGAGGAGAATGCTCGGCACGGTGACGACAGCGACGAGCGGATCAAGGATCGCGGTCCCGGCGATCACCGTCACCGGCACGATGATCGCGCGGATGAGCGGTGTGAGCTGGTGATTGGGCAGGCCGAGGACGGCGATCGATCCTCGGTTGAGCACGGAGGATGCGCGCCCGCGATGGGCGGCGGTGAACCAGCCGGGCGGAAGCATGGCGAGGTGGTCCGCGATGCGGCGACGGAGGGTGCCGAGCAGGTCGAGGGAGACGTCGAATCCGCGCAGCGTTGAGACGTAGCTCATCAACCCTGCAAGCATGGCGAGCAGGGCGCAGGCGACCGCCGCCGTGGTTGCCGCGCTGATGTCGTTGCGGAGCAGGGCGGACAGCGCAACAGCCCCGACGACGGTGGCGATGCCGATGACGATCGCGGTGAGCAGCGAGGCGACGAGGTAGCGCGTCATGAGTGAGGCGCGGCCCGCCCCGAGGAGTCTGCGGAAGCGGCGGACGATGGTGATCATCACTGTTCCCCTTCGGTGGGGTCTTCTGGTCGCATGAGCTGGGCGTTCCAGAGCCTGCGGTAGAGCCCTGTCTGTGCGAGCAATTGCTCGTGCGCGCCCTGCTGCACGATGCTGCCGGAGTCGAGCACGATGATGCTGTCGGCATCCGCGATGGTCTCGAGGCGGTGGGAGACGACGACCGTGGTGGTCCCTGGTGCTGCTGCGAGCAGCGAGGCGAGCCCGCGCTGCACGTCATGTTCGGTCTCGACGTCCACACGGGCGGTGGGCTCGTCCAGAACGAGGACGCGGGGCGGCAGGTAGGCCACCCGGGCGATGGCCAGTCGTTGCTGCTGCCCGCCGGAGAAGGTGTGCTCCTCACCGGCTATGGTTTCGGCGGCGCGCGGCAGAGCCTGAACGAACTCCTCTGCTGAGGCCGCACGCAGTGCTGCGGCGATTCGCTCCGGGTCAGGATCGGAGGTGAGCGTGATGTTCTCGGCGACGCTTGCCCGCAGCAGGTGGCTGTGCTGGCCGAGGTAGCCGATCGCCGAGCGTCGTGCGTCCCGATCGATGGCCGAGAGCGGGACATCTCCGATGTGCACGGACCCGGAGGAGGGGGTGATCAGTCCGACGATGATCCGGGCCAGCGTGGTCTTGCCCGCACCGCTGGGCCCGACGATCGCGACTTGGGCACCCTGAGCGATGCGTAGCGTGATGCGATCGAGGATCGGGGTGCCGTCACGTTCGTAGCTCACATCGTCCAGCGTGATGTCTGCGACCGGTGGAAAGGGCTCTGTGCCCCGCGCTTGCTCGCCAGGAGTGTCGAGGATGTCCTGGATGGCCTTGGCGGAACCGCGAGCCATCTGCAGGGAGCGGGAGTTGTCGGCGATGGCGGTCAGCGGCTGGGAGACGGAGAGGCCGAGGAGGGCGACGGGGATGAGCGCGAGCGGCGAGGTCCAGCCCGCGGCGACGAATGCCGTGCCGGAGCCGATCACGATGGCCAGGAGAGTGACCGGGGAGACGAGTTGCGCCTGCAGCGTCTCGGGTTGGATGAGTGGCTTGGCCCAGCTGAGGAAGTAGTCGACGAACCGGGTGTCAGCTCGCCGCAGGCGGGTGGTGAGCGCTCCGGCGCGGCCGAAGGAGCGCAGCAGCGGCACGGTGTCGAGGAACTCGGTGATCTCGATGCCGAGCGCTCCGGCTGCCGCACCGTAGCCTGGCATCTTCTCGGCGTTGACGGCCGACATCCGCCGCCCGAGGAACACGGCCGCCACGACGGGAACCGCCAGCACCAGCAAGAGCCGAACGTCGATGACAGCGATCGCTGCGGCGGCGAATCCGGGAGCAGCGATCGCTGCGGTGAGGTCGGTGTAGGAGTGCGCGACGAGATGGTGCATCTTCGTGACGTCGTCGGCGACCACTGTGCGGATGCCGCCCGCGGGGTGATCCTGGAACCACGAGAAGGGTGCGCGCTCCAGCGCGTCGGCGAGGCGGTGGCGGATGCCGTGGGCGAGGTCGGCGTCCGCCTGATGGGTGAGCACATCGGCGAGGATTCGCAGAGCGACCCCGCCGATCAGTCCCAGCGCGATGCCCACGAGCCATCCCCACGGCGCAGCCGACGTGACGAGCAGGGCGTCGGCGAGTCCTGCGACGGCGAGGAGGCCAGCGGTGGTGCACGCGCAGGAGAGCGCCGTGAGCGCGATGGCGGCTCGGACGCGCCAGCGGACGGGGCGGATCAGCTGGGCAACCTCCGCGGGCTGTGGTCGGAGGCGGGACTGCTGCGTCGCGTTCATCGTTCGTCTCCTCCCACGCGCGGGACGACCATCGGCGTGCCCGTGACCGGGTCGGGCACGATGAGCGCGTCGAGGCCGAAGGCGTTCTGCACCGTCTCAGTGGTGAGCACCGTGTCGGGGGTGCCCTGGGCGGCGATCCGCCCCTGGTCGAGGGCGACGATGTGGGTGGCGTATCGCGCAGCCTGATTCAGGTCGTGGAGTACGAGCACGAGGGTGCGTCCGGTGTCACGGTTGAGTCGTCGGCAGAGTTCGAGGAGTTCGTACTGATGGGCGATGTCGAGGAAGGTCGTGGGTTCGTCGAGCAGCATGAGGGGGGTGTCCTGTGCGAGCACCATCGCGATGAACGCGCGCTGGCGCTGCCCGCCGGAGAGTGAGCCCACGGGATGGTCGGTCGCCTCGGTGAGGCTCGTCTGGGCCAAGGCGAGAGCAACCTTCTCGTCGTCCTCGTCGCTCCAACGCTGGAAGGTGCCGCGGTGCGGATGGCGTCCCCGGCGCACGAGATCGCGAACGGTGATCCCGTCCGGCAGCAAGGGTTGTTGCGGCAGCACTGCGAGACGCTGCGCGGCCTGTTTCGTGGGCCACTCCTGGAGGTCCCTGCCATCGAGGAGCACACGTCCTGAACTCGGTCGGAGCACGCGTGCGAGCCCGCCCAGCAGAGTCGACTTGCCGCAGCCGTTGGGGCCGATGAACACGGTGACGGAGCCTGCGGGGATCTCCAGATCGAGGTCCTCGATGATCGGGCGTCCGCCATAGCCGAGTGTCACTCGTTGGGCGATCAGTGGGGCGGGGGTGTTCATGCTTTCTTCCTGGTTTCCGAGATCAGCAGCCATACGAGGTAGACACCGCCGACGCAGACTGTGAGCACGCCGACAGGCAGTTGGATGCCGGGGATGGCATGCATTGCGATGAGGTCCGAGGCCAGCAGCACGATCGACCCCGTGAGCATCACCGTCAGCGGCTGGGTCTGCCCCGCGCCGGTGATCCGGCGGGCGATCTGCGGTGCGGCGAGGGCGACGAAGGCGATGGGCCCGGTCACCGCGGTGGCCAGGGCCACGAGCACGACCCCACCGAGGACCATGCCCCACCGCAGGCGTTCGAGCGCGACTCCTGTGCCGATCGCGAGAGTGTCACCGAGCTCGAACTGGTGCATCGACCGGGTCATCGGCAGCACTGCGGCTATCGCAACGATGAGCAGCACCGCGGTCGGCGCTGCCTGCTCCCATCGCAGGCCGCTGAGCGAGCCGATGCCCCAGACACTGGCGGCACGGGCGACTTCCACTCGGGCGGTGAGCAGAAGGTAGCCGTTGAGCGAGGTGAGCAGAGCGCTGATCCCGATGCCGACGATCACGAGGCGGAATCCATCGAGCCCACCTCGGTAGGCGAGCAGGGTGACGACGATCGCGGTGATCAGGCCGCCCCCGACCGCGCCGGCCGCGAGAGCAGCGTATCCGCCGCCGAAGAACAGCAGCGACATCAGCGCCCCCGTGTAGGCGCCGGTGGAGAAGCCGATGACGTCTGGGCTTCCGAGCGGGTTGCGCGTCAGCGTCTGGAAGATCGCGCCGGCGAGGGCGAGCGCTGCACCGATGATGATCGCGCACAGGGTTTGCGGGAGGCGCCAGCTCAGGAGCACGAGTCGTTTGAGGCCGGTCTCCTGGCCGGTGAGGACGGCGATCATGTCGGCCATGGTGACCTGCACATCGCCGAGGGAGAGCGCGGCGAGGAACAAGATCACGAGCGTGGCGATCATGACGGGTAAGACCCACTGCACAGAACGCCGGGTGATCATCGCGGGACCCCGATCATCCGGCGCGCAAGCACGATGAGCAACGGTGCGCCGATCGCCGCTGTCACGAGGCCCACCGGGACTTCCCCTGACGGCAGGACGACGCGGGCGAGGATGTCAGCGGCGAGGAAGATGGCCGGGCCGATCACGATGGCGCCGGCGACGCTCCCGCCGAGTGAGGGGCCGACGAGCCGACGCGCAATATGCGCGACAACAAGTCCGAAGAAGAGGATCGGGCCCGCCGCGGCCGTCGCGGCACCGGCGAGCACAGCGACGGCGAGGATCGCGAGAGCGTTCGTGCGGCGGACATTCACCCCGAGAGAGACCGCTGT
It encodes the following:
- a CDS encoding FecCD family ABC transporter permease, coding for MIATLVILFLAALSLGDVQVTMADMIAVLTGQETGLKRLVLLSWRLPQTLCAIIIGAALALAGAIFQTLTRNPLGSPDVIGFSTGAYTGALMSLLFFGGGYAALAAGAVGGGLITAIVVTLLAYRGGLDGFRLVIVGIGISALLTSLNGYLLLTARVEVARAASVWGIGSLSGLRWEQAAPTAVLLIVAIAAVLPMTRSMHQFELGDTLAIGTGVALERLRWGMVLGGVVLVALATAVTGPIAFVALAAPQIARRITGAGQTQPLTVMLTGSIVLLASDLIAMHAIPGIQLPVGVLTVCVGGVYLVWLLISETRKKA
- a CDS encoding ABC transporter ATP-binding protein, which gives rise to MNTPAPLIAQRVTLGYGGRPIIEDLDLEIPAGSVTVFIGPNGCGKSTLLGGLARVLRPSSGRVLLDGRDLQEWPTKQAAQRLAVLPQQPLLPDGITVRDLVRRGRHPHRGTFQRWSDEDDEKVALALAQTSLTEATDHPVGSLSGGQRQRAFIAMVLAQDTPLMLLDEPTTFLDIAHQYELLELCRRLNRDTGRTLVLVLHDLNQAARYATHIVALDQGRIAAQGTPDTVLTTETVQNAFGLDALIVPDPVTGTPMVVPRVGGDER
- a CDS encoding ABC transporter ATP-binding protein, producing MNATQQSRLRPQPAEVAQLIRPVRWRVRAAIALTALSCACTTAGLLAVAGLADALLVTSAAPWGWLVGIALGLIGGVALRILADVLTHQADADLAHGIRHRLADALERAPFSWFQDHPAGGIRTVVADDVTKMHHLVAHSYTDLTAAIAAPGFAAAAIAVIDVRLLLVLAVPVVAAVFLGRRMSAVNAEKMPGYGAAAGALGIEITEFLDTVPLLRSFGRAGALTTRLRRADTRFVDYFLSWAKPLIQPETLQAQLVSPVTLLAIVIGSGTAFVAAGWTSPLALIPVALLGLSVSQPLTAIADNSRSLQMARGSAKAIQDILDTPGEQARGTEPFPPVADITLDDVSYERDGTPILDRITLRIAQGAQVAIVGPSGAGKTTLARIIVGLITPSSGSVHIGDVPLSAIDRDARRSAIGYLGQHSHLLRASVAENITLTSDPDPERIAAALRAASAEEFVQALPRAAETIAGEEHTFSGGQQQRLAIARVAYLPPRVLVLDEPTARVDVETEHDVQRGLASLLAAAPGTTTVVVSHRLETIADADSIIVLDSGSIVQQGAHEQLLAQTGLYRRLWNAQLMRPEDPTEGEQ